The genomic segment GCGGTATGGTATCGCTCATCTCTGTTATCTCGACCATTGGTATTGCGCTGGGCGTGGCGGTGTTGATCGTCGGCTTAAGCGCGATGAACGGCTTCGAGCGTGAGTTGAATAACCGAATTCTGGCAGTGGTACCGCACGGTGAAATCGAACCGGTTAACCAGCCATGGACAAACTGGCGCGAATCCCTCACTAAAATTGAAAAGGTGCCGGGCATTGTTGCCGCTGCACCCTATATCAACTTTACCGGCCTGGTCGAGAGCGGCGTGAATCTGCGCGCTATTCAGGTGAAAGGGGTGAACCCGTCGCAGGAAGCGCGTCTGAGCGCACTGCCGAACTATGTGCAGAACGGCGCCTGGGCGAACTTTAAGGCCGGTGAACAGCAAATCATCATCGGTAAAGGCGTCGCCGATGCCCTGAAGGTGAAGCAGGGTGACTGGGTATCCATCATGATCCCGAATGCCAGCGCCGACCATAAGCTGCAGCAGCCCAAACGCGTGCGTCTGCACGTCACCGGTATTCTTCAACTGAGCGGCCAGCTCGACCACAGCTTTGCGATGGTCCCCATGGAAGATGCGCGTCAGTATCTGGACATGGCGGATAGCGTAACCGGCATTGCCATCAAGGTAAACGACGTCTTCAATGCCAATAAACTGGTGCGAGATGCCGGCGCAGTGACCAATAGCTATGTTTACATCAAAAGCTGGATCGGCACTTACGGGTATATGTATCGTGATATCCAGATGATCCGCGCCATTATGTATCTGGCGATGGTGCTGGTGATAGGCGTAGCCTGCTTCAATATCGTCTCGACCCTGGTGATGGCGGTGAAAGACAAGAGCGGCGATATTGCGGTGCTGCGTACCCTGGGGGCCAAAGACGGTCTTATCCGCGCCATCTTCGTCTGGTATGGCTTGCTGGCGGGGCTGTTTGGCAGCCTCTGCGGCGTGGTAATTGGGGTGGTGGTTTCACTGCAGTTGACGCCCATCATCAACGGGATTGAAAAGCTTATCGGCCACCAGTTCCTGTCGGGTGATATCTATTTTATTGACTTCCTGCCGTCTGAATTGCACTGGCTGGACGTTTTATATGTGCTGATTACAGCACTTTTACTGAGTCTGCTGGCAAGCTGGTATCCGGCGCGTCGCGCAAGCCGAATTGATCCGGCGAGGGTATTAAGTGGCCAGTAATTACGTCGTGGTATAGCGGTCTTTGGCCTGCTATATCAAAAAGAGGAATGCACTATGTATTATGGATTTGATATTGGCGGCACAAAAATTGCGCTGGGCGTGTTTGATGAAAACCTCACTTTGCTGTGGGAAACCCGTGTTCCCACCCCGCGCGAAAGCTATGACGCATTTTTAACGACCATTGCCGGGCTGGTGGCACAAGCTGACGCGCGCTTTAAGGTGAAGGGCAGCGTCGGCATTGGTATTCCGGGTATGCCGGAAACCGACGATGGCACGCTGTATGCCGCGAATGTTCCGGCTGCCAGCGGAAAACCGCTGCGCGCTGATCTCTCTCGCCTTCTTGAGCGCGACGTGCGTTTAGATAACGATGCCAACTGTTTTGCCCTCTCGGAAGCCTGGGACGATGAATTTCGCCAGTATCCGCTGGTGATGGGGCTGATCCTCGGCACGGGCGTTGGCGGGGGGATCGTCATCAACGGCAAACCGATTACCGGGCGCAGCTATATTACCGGCGAATTCGGTCATCTCCGTCTGCCGGTAGATGCGCTGGACGTGGTAGGGCGCGAATTTCCGCTTACCCGCTGCGGCTGCGGCCAGCACGGCTGCATTGAAAATTATCTCTCCGGCGGTGGGTTTGCATGGCTATATGAACACTTCTATCATCAGAAACTTGATGCCCCCCAAATCATCACTTTGTGGGAGCAAGGGGACGCCCGGGCGTGTGAGCACGTCGAACGCTATCTCGATCTGCTGGCGGTGTGCCTGGGGAATATCCTCACCCTCGTCGATCCGGATCTGCTGGTGATTGGCGGCGGGCTGTCAAACTTTACTGCGATCACGGAAAGGTTGTCCGGGCGTTTGCCACGACACTTATTGCCGGTCGCCCGCGTGCCGCGTATTGAACGCGCGCGGCACGGGGACGCAGGAGGCATGCGCGGAGCCGCATTCCTCCATCTCACCGATTAGTTTTACGAGGTTACTATGCTGTCGCGTCGCCAGGGTCGACTCAGCCGTTTTCGCAAAAATAAACGCCGCTTGCGCGAGCGCTTGCGTCAGCGGATCTTTTTCAGAGACAGAATGATGCCAGAAGCAATGGATAAACCCAGAGTGGTGGTATTGACCGGCGCGGGAATTTCCGCAGAGTCCGGCATTCGTACTTTCCGTGCCGTAGACGGACTATGGGAAGAGCACCACGTAGAAGATGTGGCGACACCGGAAGGGTTTGCCCGCGATCCGGCGCTGGTGCAGGCGTTTTACAACGCCCGCCGCCGTCAGCTCCAGCAGCCAGAGATTGCGCCAAATGCGGCGCATCAGGCGCTGGCGACGCTGGAAGAGGCGCTCGGGGATCGCTTTCTGCTGATCACGCAGAATATCGATAACCTTCACGAAAGAGCCGGTAACAAAAACATCATCCATATGCACGGTGAACTGTTGAAAGTGCGTTGTGCTTCGAGCGGGCAGGTGCTGGACTGGGAAGAGGATGTCCTGAACGAAGATCGATGCCACTGCTGCCAGTTTCCATCGCGCCTGCGTCCGCATGTGGTTTGGTTTGGTGAAATGCCGCTAGGGATGGATGAGATTTACAGCGCGTTGGCCATGGCGGATGTGTTTATCGCAATCGGTACGTCCGGGCATGTCTATCCGGCGGCGGGATTTGTCCACGAAGCGCGTCTTCAGGGGGCGCATACGGTGGAACTTAATCTGGAGCCGAGCCAGGTGGGCAGCGAGTTTGAAGAGAAGCATTACGGTCTGGCAAGTTTAGTGGTGCCGGCGTTTGTCGACAAACTACTCAAAGGGCTGTAACGGCTTTTCGATTGTAAAGCGCACCCGCAATCGGGTGCTTTATTTATTGATTCTGTCCTGGCCAATGTAATTATTATGACTCGCCGTGATAAACCCTGATAATAAGTGTGGTTGCTTCTCATTTGTGCGTTAACTAAAAATAGAACTCGTTATATCTCTGAAAAAAGAAGATGCTACCCGGCAGATAATTGTTAAGGAGGGCGGAGAATGTACGCATTTATCGCGCGACAACCCATTTTAAACACCGAGATGAAAACGGTAGCCTATGAACTGCTTTTCAGAGATGGGATGACCAACCGTTTTCCAGATGTGTCGGCGGAATATGACCCTATATTGCGATAGTAAAGTTTGATGTCAGAAATTATACCTTAGCGCAAATTGAAAATTATCTTAAACAGCGCGCAAACCTCACTGGATATATTCAGTATCTTGCTGAAAAAATTGAAACTAAAGAGGAGTTTAAATTATATCGGGATGCCGGGTTCACGCTGTTCCAGGGATATTTTTTCTGCCGCCCGGAAGTCATTAAGTATAAACGGTTGTCGCAAAATCAGCTCGCCATTTTTCGCCTGCAGGTGGAGGTGGGGCTCAATAAACCCGATTTTCGCATTATCGAGTCGTTGATTAAAACCGACCTTACGCTGTCCTATAAAATTATGCGCTATATGAAGCATACCGCATTCAAATACGCCGGGGAGTGCAATTTTAATAAGTTAACGCTGAGCGAAGTCCTGATGTATCTCGGTGAAAATCAGCTCAGGCGCTTTGTGGCCGTAGTGGTGTTGGCAAGCGCCGGAAACGACACCGTCAGCGAACTTTATCCCCTGAGCATGATGCGAGGAAAATTCTGCGAGCTGATTGCAGAAAAAATGAACGAACCGCAGCGTGCAGAGAATGCCTTTATCTGCGGCCTGTTTTCACTTCTTGATACCCTCCTCGATCTGCCGATGACCGAGCTGATGAAGCAAATCGCGGTGCCGCGGAGCGTGAGTCATGCGCTGTGCCACCAGCAAGGGTGGTTAGCGGATATTGTTACGCTATGCCGTCTATGAACAGCAGGAGTGGGATGCGGCGCTGAGGATGGGGCACGCGCTGGGTCTGGCGGACGAGGATGTGGTTGAGGCCATGCGGGGGGCAACGATCTGGGCCAGCGAAAATACGGTGAGTTAAACCTTCCTCACCCACACGGGAGCGAGGAAGGTGGACGGCTTATCGGCCCGCTTTTAACTTCTGGTAATACTCTTCGTAAAGACGGCTTGCATCACCGACGTCGTTCTGCCATTCACCCTTGCTGATGGTTTGCGCGTCAGGATACAGCGAGGTGTCGTTCGCTACCGTCGGGCTGAGGAGTTTGCGGGCAGCCAGATTTGGCGTGGGGTAACCGATGGTTTCGGCAACCTGTTTCGCCACCTCCGGGCGCAGCAGGAAGTTAATCAGCTTCAGCGCCCCCTCAACGTTTTTCGCATTTGCAGGAATGGAGAGGCTATCCATCCAGAAGATCCCGCCTTCTTGCGGCCAGACCACTTCCAGCGGCGTGCCGGCCTGACGGGCAACATACGCCGAGCCGTTCCACACCATCCCCAGGTTCACTTCGCCTTCCATATACGGGTTTGCCGGGTTGTCGGAGTTGAACGCGGCTACATTAGGCATCAGTTTTTTCAGTTCGTTATAGGCCGCTTCAATCTCTTTTGGATCCGTCGTGTTACCGGAGTAGCCCAGCTTACGCAGCGCTACCTGGAACACTTCCCTGGCATCGTCGGTCATCAGCAGGCTGCTTTTGTACTCGGGTTTCCACAGGTCGGCCCAGCGGGTAACGGTTTTGGGATCGATTTCATCGCTGTTGATGCCAATGGCCGTCGCGCCCCAGATGTAGGGGATGGAGTAGTCATTGTTTGGGTCAAACGGCTTGTTGAGCATCTGCGGATCGAGATTGCTGAAGTGGGTCAGCTTTGTTTTGTCGATCTTCTGGATCATGCCCTCTTTACGCATTTTGTCGACGAAATAGGTTGAGGGAACCACCAGATCGTAGGCGCCGTCCTTGTAGGTTTTGAGCCTGGCGTACATGGTTTCATTTGACTCGTAGGTGGAATAGATAACCTTGATCCCGGTCTCTTTGGTGAACTGCTCCAGCAGGCCCGGCGGGACATACTCGGTCCAGTTATAGAAATAGAGCGTCTTGCTGTCGTCTGCATGTGCACTACCCATCCCGAGTACCAGCGCTGCGGCGGCTAACATTTTTTTCATTTCATTGTCCCCTGAGATTTTGTTTTATCACGAGCAATAAGCTGGCTGGCAATCACCAGAACCAACGAGAATACCAACAGAATGGTCGCCAGCGCGTTCACCTCAGGTGACACACCAACTTTTACCATCGAATAGATCTTCAATGGCAGAATTTCATAGCTCGGCCCGGTCACGAACGATGAGACCACAACGTCATCCATCGACAGGGTGAAGCTCAGCAACCACCCGGCCGCAACGGCAGGCATCGCCAGCGGCAGGATGATTTTACGCAGAATCGTCATCTCGCTGGCGCCAAGGTCTTTGGCGGCCTCGAGCATGCGCACGTCGAAGCCTTTCAGGCGCGCAAAGACCGTTACCACCACAAAAGGCAGGCAGAAGGTGATGTGGGAAAACAGCAGTGACCAGAAGCCAAGCTGCACGCCCAGCAGCATAAACAGCACCAGCAGAGAAATGGCCATCACGATATCGGGTGACATCATCACTATAAACAGCATTCCACCGACGAACGGCTTGCCGCGAAAACGGTAGCGATACAGCGCCACGGCGGTGAGCGAGCCAATCAGCGTTGCGAAGGTGGCGGATAACACCGCCATCGTCAGTGAGTGCTGCGCGGCCTGAAGCAGGCTGTCGTTGTTTATCAGCAGGCTATACCAGCGCGTGGTAAAGCCTTGCCAGTTGATCCCGAAGCGGGAACTGTTAAACGAGTTCACGATCAAAATAATGATCGGAATATAAAGATACGCATAAATAGCGGTCATAAAACCGCCGCGAAGCAGTCGACCGATCATTCGAGTTCTACCCTCTTGTTCAACAAGCGCGAGGCACGCCAGTACACCAGCAGCATGAGACCCATTATTACCGTAAGCGTAATGCTGGTCGCGGAGCCAAACGGCCAGTCGCGAATGTTCAGGAACTGGCTCTTAATCACGTTACCAATCAGCAGGTTTTTTGCCCCGCCCATCAGGTCAGACACGTAGAATAGCCCCATCGCCGGTAGCATCACCAGCAGACAGCCCGCGACGATACCGGGCATGGTCAGAGGAATAACGATGCGGATAAACGTTTGTAGCTTGCTGGCGCCCAGATCTTTCGCCGCTTCGAGCAACGGTTTATCGAGCTTTTCAATGCTGGAGTAGAGCGGCATCACCATAAACGGCAGCAGGATGTAAACCAGACCGACGATCACCGCTCCCGGGGTGAACATGATGCGTATCGGCGTGTCAATTACCCCGAGCCACAGCAAAAAGGCATTGAGGTAGCCTTTGGTGCTGAGAAAAATTTTTAACCCGTAAATGCGAATTAATGAGTTGGTCCAGAATGGAACAATCAGTAAAAACAGCAGCAGCGGGCGTACCTTTCGTGGCAGTCGTGCCAGGAACCACGCGAAAGGATAGCCCAGCAGCAGGCAGGCGAGAGTGGCGATCAGCGCCATATTGAGCGAATGCAGTAGCACGTCAAAATAGAGCGGATCGAGCAGGCGCGCGTAGTTATCCAGCGTAAAGACCAGCTTAACGAAGTGGGTATCGTCGCGGGTCAGAAAGCTGGTCACAATGATCATCAGGTTGGGGAGAAAGACAAATAACACAAGCCAACCGACGATCGTGGCAATCACCACATTCTGGAATTTACTTGTGTTCTTCATCAGCCAGTACAACCTCCCAGCTTTCTACCCAATTGATAACCATTTTCTGGTCGAGAGAGTGGTCAAAGTCCGGATCGTCTTCGTTAAAAAACTCGCTGACCATCACCATCTTACCGTTTTCCAGCTCGACGACAGACTCCAGGGTCATGCCCTTATAGTTCCGCTCGCGGATATAGCCGATAAGGCCTTCAGCCTCTGCGTTATCGTGTATTTCATCCACACGCAGATCCTCCGGACGCAGCAGCACGTTAAGCTGTTGTCCCTCCTCTACGGCAAAATGGACGGTGATATTACACTCGCGGCCTTCGACGCTTGCGCGAACACGCTGCGCATCCAGACGCTCGATCACCGTGGCGTGGAAAATATTGATCTCGCCGATAAAGCTGGCGACGAACAGATTTTTCGGCTCTTCGTAGATTTCACGCGGCGTACCATCCTGCTCGATTTTGCCGTCTCGCATCACCACGATGCGATCGGACATGGTGAGGGCTTCTTCCTGATCGTGGGTGACAAAGACAAAGGTAATCCCCAGCTTGCGCTGCAGGGCCTTAAGCTCGTTTTGCATCTGCTTGCGCAGTTTATAATCCAGCGCGGATAGGGACTCATCAAGCAGCAGCAGGCGCGGTTTGTTGACGACCGCACGCGCAATGGCCACACGCTGTTGCTGGCCGCCGGAAAGTTGATGCGGTTTACGCTGGGCAAATTCGTCAAGCTGCACCATGCGCAGGGCTTCACTCACGCGGGAAGGGATCTCGCTGGCCGGCGTTTTCTGCATCCGCAGTCCAAAGGCCACATTCTCATACACGGTCATGTGTGGGAACAGAGCATAGCTTTGAAAGACGGTATTGACGTGACGATCTTCGGCAGGAACCTGGGTGATGTCCTGGTTCTCAAGGTGGATGTGGCCGTTATCGACGCTTTCCAGCCCGGCGATAAGGCGCAGTACGGTGGTCTTGCCGCAGCCGGAGGGTCCCAGCAGGGTCAGAAACTCACCATCGTTGATGGTCAGATTGAGGTCGGATATCACCATTTTGCCATCAAAACTTTTACGGATTCGTTCCAGTTGCACCAGTGGCGCACGTGAACGGGGTTGTGTATTCAATTTTCGCGCTGTCCCATATAGACGCCTCAGGCAGCAGACTGAAGCGGGGTTTGTGTGTAACCACCTTGGTGACTCGTAACGAGGGCGGACATTCTACGGTAATCCCCGGCAATCGCCAATCCTTGTCACTGATTCATAAGCTACATTTATTAACGCAATGCGATTTAAACGGAAAAAATTCTCGATTGCGGGATAAAAGTGACCTGACGCAATATTTGCGTTTTGATGCTTATTGATAATGTTGTCACAAAAAGTGAGGGTGACTGCATGGATAAATTACTTGAGCGTTTTTTACAGTACGTTTCGCTGGATACCCAATCTAAACCGGGTGTCCGTCAGGTCCCGAGCACCGAGGGTCAGTGGAAGTTATTAAACCTGCTCAAAGAGCAACTGGATGCCATGGGGCTGGTTAACGTCACGTTAAGCGATAAAGGCACGGTGATGGCAACGCTGCCTGCCAATGTCTCCGGTGATATTCCGGCGATAGGCTTCATTTCACATGTCGACACCTCACCGGATTTTAGCGGAAAAAATGTGAACCCGCAGATTGTTGAAAACTATCGCGGCGGCGACATCGCGCTGGGTATCGGTGACGAAGTGCTCTCTCCGGTGATGTTCCCGGTTTTGCACCAGTTGCTCGGCCAGACGCTTATCACCACCGATGGCAAGACGCTGTTGGGGGCAGACGATAAAGCAGGCGTTGCCGAGATCATGACGGCGCTGGCGGTACTGAAAGAAAAAAATATTCCGCATGGTGATATTCGTGTTGCCTTCACGCCGGACGAAGAGGTGGGGAAAGGGGCGAAGCACTTTGACGTTGAGGCCTTTAATGCCCGGTGGGCCTACACCGTCGATGGGGGTGGGGTCGGTGAACTGGAGTATGAAAACTTTAACGCGGCATCCGTGACGATCAAAATTGTCGGCAACAATGTTCACCCGGGTTCCGCAAAAGGGGTGATGGTTAATGCGCTGTCGTTGGCTGCTCGTATTCATGCTGAAGTCCCGGCAGAAGAGAGCCCGGAACAGACCGAAGGCTATGAAGGCTTTTATCATCTGACCAGCATTAAAGGCACCGTTGATAGCGCACAGATGCACTATATCGTCCGCGATTTCGAGCGCAAAGCCTTTGAAACACGTAAACGCAAGATGATGGAAATCGCGAAGAAGGTCGGCAAAGGCCTGCACCCGGACTGCTACATTGAGCTGATTATCGAAGACAGCTATTACAATATGTGCGAGAAGGTCATGGAGCACCCGCACATTCTCGATATCGCCCAGCAGGCCATGCGCGATTGCAACATCGAACCCTTGCTGAAACCTATTCGCGGCGGCACCGACGGCTCGCAACTGTCGTTTATGGGATTACCCTGCCCGAACCTGTTTACCGGCGGATACAATTACCACGGCAAGCATGAGTTTGTAACGCTGGAAGGGATGGAGAAAGCGGTGAACGTGATTGTCCGAATAGCGGAGTTAACGGCGAAGCGATAGCGGTAGTAAGCCCGGTAAGCAAAGTGCCACCGGGCAAGGTCATGCCTCTTAGTCCTCGAAGAACCAGTATCCGTTGTTCACCAGCGCGGCCAGCATGGCAAGGAAGGAGGGGTCTTCCAGCGCATCGCCAAAGGTATTGGCACTCAATACCATATGGCTGGCGATGGCTTCCAGGGCCGGACGGTGCGGAGAATCGAGCTTGTCACCGTTAACAAAAACATCTTCACCAATACGCAGCACGCGCAATCCGCCCAAACGAACCAGCTTGTCGCCCTGTTGTAGCGCATCATAAATCTCGTCGGCCTGGTAGGGTGGCTCTGCTGGCGCAACATCCAGCTCGTGGCGAGACTGGCTGATAAACTCGCCAAACCACTGTCTGAAATGCGCTGGTTCGTTGATCAAGTCCAGCATCATACCGCGCAGCTTATCCAGCTCGGCGGGCAGGATATCGGCCGGATGTTCACGGGCCGGGACATCCGGATCGCTGTAGCGATAGCTACCCAGCTCGCGCTGCAGCACATAATCGGCAAAACCGCTGATCATTTCGCGACCGTTAGGGGCGCGGAACCCGACAGAATAGTTCAGTGAATTCTCCAGGGAATATCCCTCGTGCGGGAATCCTGGCGGAATATAGAGGATATCACCCGGCTCGAGCTCTTCATCGATAATCCCCTCAAACGGATCGACCTGCAGCAGATCGGGGTGCGGACAGTGCTGTTTCATCGGCACCTTTTCACCCACGCGCCAGCGGCGACGGCCCGTCCCCTGAATGATAAACACGTCGTATTGATCCAGATGGGGACCCACACCGCCACCCGGCACGGAGAAAGAGATCATCAGATCGTCCATTCGCCAGTCCGGCAGGGCGCGGAAAGGACGCATGAGTGCGGCGGTAGGCTCATGCCAGTTGTTAACGGCCTGAACCAGCAACGACCAGTTGTTTTCACCCAGATGATCGTAGCTTTCAAATGGACCATGGCTGACCTGCCATTTCCCGTCCTGATGGCTGACCAGACGGCTGTCGACTTCGTTTTCCATCGCCAGACCCGCCAGTTCGTCAGGCGAAAGTGGGTCGATGAAATTGCTGAACCCGCGTTTAAGAACGACCGGGCGCTTTTGCCAGTAACGTTCAATAAAATCGGGCCAGTTGAGTGTTAAGTGATAATCCATATTTTTTTATTCCGCAGGCTCTAACTGAGTCGGATTATAACGGAAGCGCGGGAGCCTGGGGGCAAGAACCACGCATTTTTCACATAACGGGTTAACTCTCGCCGGATACGGGCTGCTGACGGCCAAAAATGACTTCCATTCTGGCGCCGCCCAGCAGGCTTTCCCCGGTTTCGATCCTGCCACCGTATTGCTCGACAATCTCTAGCGCAACGGATAACCCGACGCCCTGGCCGGGGCGCAACGTGTCTGCCCGTTGCCCGCGGTCGAAAACGATATCGCGTTTATTGCGCGGAATGCCGGGGCCATCGTCTTCCACGATAATATGTAATTCATTGTCTGTGACGCGCACGGAAACTTCCACAAATTCAAGGCAGTATTTGCAGGCGTTATCCAGCAAATTCCCCATCACTTCCATGAAATCGTTTTTCTCACCCACGAAGCTGATCTCTGGCGAGATATCGAGGCTGATGTCCACCCCTTTACGCTGATAGACCTTATTCAGGGCGGAGGTGAGGTTATCCAGTAAAGGCGCAACCGGGTGCAGTTCACGACTCATCAGCCCGCTTCCGGAACGCATACTGGCACGGTGCAGGTAATAGCCAATTTGCTGTGAAATGCGGCTTATCTGCTCCAGCATCACCGGTTCGGCATCGTCGACGCTCAGCTTAGCGCTGCGCATGGAACGCAGGGTGCTTTGCATCACGGCAAGCGGTGTTTTCAGGCTGTGGGTCAGGTCGGTAAGCGTCGTGCGGTATTTATCGTAGCGCTCGCGTTCACTTTTCAGCAGACGGTTAAGATTACGCACCAGGCTTGTCAGCTCGCGGGTAGTTTCCGGGTTGAGCTTCTCACGGTGATGTTCTTCCAGTTCGCGAACCTCCTTCGCCAGAGACTCAATTGGGCGCAGGCTCCACCAGGCGGCAACCCACAGCAACGGGATCACCAGCAACAGGTTAGCGGCCAGAACATACACGAACCAGCTCCAGACCATATAAGAACGTTTAAGCTCCACCGGAATGGTATCGATAACCACAATAGTCAGCTGCGGCATGCCCAACGTTGCCGGGTAGATGTTAATTGCAACGGAGTGCGTCATCTCTGTTGCAGCGTCATCCTCGCGGATCTCATCCAGTTTTTGCTGTAGCGAGCGATCGTCACGCAGCAATGAGCTGGTGGTATTGAGATCGGCTTCGATTTCATGGAAGCCGTTGGTCTTCAGCCATTCCGGGCGGATGCTATTCACCAGCCAGGGAACTTCCCGCTGGGACCACA from the unidentified bacterial endosymbiont genome contains:
- the phoQ gene encoding two-component system sensor histidine kinase PhoQ; its protein translation is MKRILRHILPLSLRVRFLLATAAVVLVLSLSYGMVALVGYSVSFDKTTFRLLRGESNLFYTLAKWENNQITVDMPENLNQQSPTLALIYDEKGNLLWSQREVPWLVNSIRPEWLKTNGFHEIEADLNTTSSLLRDDRSLQQKLDEIREDDAATEMTHSVAINIYPATLGMPQLTIVVIDTIPVELKRSYMVWSWFVYVLAANLLLVIPLLWVAAWWSLRPIESLAKEVRELEEHHREKLNPETTRELTSLVRNLNRLLKSERERYDKYRTTLTDLTHSLKTPLAVMQSTLRSMRSAKLSVDDAEPVMLEQISRISQQIGYYLHRASMRSGSGLMSRELHPVAPLLDNLTSALNKVYQRKGVDISLDISPEISFVGEKNDFMEVMGNLLDNACKYCLEFVEVSVRVTDNELHIIVEDDGPGIPRNKRDIVFDRGQRADTLRPGQGVGLSVALEIVEQYGGRIETGESLLGGARMEVIFGRQQPVSGES